A region from the Tachyglossus aculeatus isolate mTacAcu1 chromosome 5, mTacAcu1.pri, whole genome shotgun sequence genome encodes:
- the RNF170 gene encoding E3 ubiquitin-protein ligase RNF170: MARHQAEVQSLKLDDDSVIEGISDQVLVAVGVSFIFIAALVYILVRNAHQNIHPENQELVRVLREQLQTEQDEPVVIRQQFYTDMSCPICLHQASLPVETNCGHLFCGTCIIAYWRYGSWLGAISCPICRQTVTLLLPLFGEVSQRQDGAQLHQDIIDYNRRFSGQPRSIMERLMDLPTLLRHAFREMFSVGGLFWMFRIRILLCLLGAFFYLVSPLDFLPEALFGILGFLDDFFVIFLLLIYISIMYREVITQRLDR; encoded by the exons ATGGCCAGACATCAGGCCGAAGTTCAGAGTTTGAAACTGGACGATGATTCAGTCATAGAAGGAATAAGTGACCAAGTGCTTGTGGCCGTTGGGGTCAGTTTCATTTTCATTGCTGCACTGGTGTATATACTTGTAAG AAATGCGCACCAGAACATACATCCAGAAAATCAAGAGCTAGTGAGAGTTCTTCGGGAGCAACTTCAAACAGAACAG GATGAACCTGTTGTTATTCGGCAGCAGTTCTACACTGATATGTCCTGTCCAATCTGTTTACATCAAGCTTCTCTTCCAGTGGAGACAAACTGTGGACATCTTTTTTGTG GTACCTGCATTATTGCATACTGGCGGTATGGTTCGTGGCTTGGAGCCATCAGTTGTCCAATCTGCAGACAAACG GTAACTTTGCTCTTACCACTATTTGGTGAAGTTAGTCAGCGTCAGGATGGGGCGCAGCTGCATCAAGATATCATTGACTACAACCGAAGATTCTCAGGGCAACCCAGATCT ATTATGGAAAGACTGATGGATCTCCCGACTTTACTGAGGCATGCTTTCCGGGAAATGTTTTCAGTTGGAGGTCTTTTCTGGATGTTCCGAATAAGGATACTGCTGTGTTTACTGGGAGCATTTTTCTATTTAGTTTCCCCTCTGGATTTTCTTCCCGAAGCCTTGTTTGGAATTCTGGGATTTCTAGATGATTTCTTTGTCATCTTTCTGCTGCTTATTTACATCTCTATCATGTACCGAGAGGTGATAACGCAAAGGCTTGAcagatga